The stretch of DNA gctttctcgcgtactgaatcacagccaacgcccacgattaaggcttctcacaaaatttctgcgcgttggctgtgattcagtgcgcgagaaagccttcctcaaaatttgccaatcctcaattttcagtcattttcacattttactgacaaagaaagaatcacagcccgtaagttttacttaccgtcctttcgctttatactgttccatccatgctatatttaatttttatctttgcagttatatatatttatcttttcatttttatatgtatatataatgtatatatctatgcatttatatattttctcatgccaacataaccgcacttttatattcatgtggaaaaaagtcagatttatgggataatttcagtgaaaatctctcagacgagtttccttttagtttttatcacaaaaattaaattgaggttatgtaagaggaaaattttcttttcgtaaaatatataacctaaATCACCTGATGATAACGTCAACAAGCAGgttgacttttttattctaaaaattctgaaaacttcataataCATGTATTTAGCTAATATCTACTCTGTGACagtgtgatttaaaaaaatctagaatattctaaatactTAGTCTGTTATTTCTATTTCCTTCATAGGATAATATCCAGAATTATCattatctagaatattctagataaatcctttttcttgtcacaactaatttgaaatcttttaaatgctgatttcaaatcatttcataaatttaataaataatagatttattaatcatataaTGAACACCTTACGAGTCAGCAATcaaaattggctgaaaaaatgttggagaagttttcctaccgggtaaatgtcaaacgcaaaaagagtggcaaattgttaCAGCGTACAGAATTGAGAACTGTCAGTGGACGCCGATGTGCGTCAAGCCGTCCAGGATGTGTTAAAATACTGATTTTTGTACTATAaggatattaaattaaaaagaaaaacttctcattACAAAGAAGAAtgtttttgatcaattttcgcttatttttaccaaaaaagaTTAGAATAGCTATAGTCATCAATATCTTATCAGAGTAGAACGTTTTTATGcaacttttgatttttacgTGATGCGTATCAAATAAACTATATGATCGTAAGCTTAACCCAGCCGGACGATAGATTacgttattttctttttttttcgttacaaCGGCTGATGACCTTAAGCAGTCTTTTAGTGTCACATGCGAAGTTTCGAAggcttttttccttcttcatcagGCAAGTAAATTGGTAATCATACATAACAACTCGACCGAAATTcatacaataaaagaaaactttgtattcatcaatattttatcacCGTTTTGCCCTTTCCGTTATTTTTTACGTGACGTGTATAAAAAACGCTACCGTCGTAAAATTTTACCCAGCTGGACCATTGATtactgaaattaaaaataaataaaggttcatttttaggaaaaaaatcatagaaaaattcataatacaaaaaaaaagaacttgtaGCTCTAAGCGATTTTTAATTCCCAACAGGGCTCTTTGGCACACTGCTGATGGGTGCTATTTGCACGCATTGCATGCACATCCTCGTTAGGTGCTCCCACGAACTCTGTCGCCGCCTACAAATACCCTCACTTGGCTTCTCGGAGGTGTGCTGTGCAGCCTTCGTGACGGGTCCTTTTGGGTTACGGCGCTACGCGCAACTAGTGAGgataattataaatatttttctgtgcaTAACACAGCTGGGCTTTTGCTGTGTCTACTTCCTCTTTGTTGCCCTCAATTTGCAAGAGGTCATTGCACGGTACTACGTAAAGGTGGACGTCCGTGTGTACTTGGTACTCATCCTCATTCCAATGATTGCCCTCAATATGGTGCGGAATCTCAAATATCTCACTCCGGTGTCCCTCCTGGCGGCTGTTCTCACCGTTTCCGGGCTCACAATTACCTTCTACTACGTCCTCCAGGATCTCCCACCGTCTTCCAGTGTACATGGCTTCTCAACGTGGGCACAGCTACCGCTGTACTTTGGCACAGCCATTTATGCATTTGAGGGCATTGGGATTGTGTTACCGCTTGAAAATAATATGGGTACGCCGGAAGATCTGGGTGGTGCTACAGGGGTGCTCAACACAGGGATGGTCATTGTTGCCTGCTTGTACACGGCTGTGGGATTCTTTGGGTATCTCAAGTATGGAGATGCCGTCAGTGGAAGTATTACGCTTGATCTACCAAATACAATGTAAGAATGTTTGTCTACATTTGCTGTTTTTCCAAAGAATATTGCTAAAGCGGGAGGGTTTgctttgaacaaaaaaaataggcTGGCCCAGTCTGTGCGAATTGTGATGGCAGTGGcgattttcttctcatacGTCTTCAATTTTACGTTCCCGTAAATGTGATTGGACCCTGGGTGAAGAGTCACTTCCAGTCTGAACAACATAAAATGTATGCTGATCATCTTTTCCGGATTGCTCTTGTCTTCTTTACGTGTAAGTTTGCTTATCATTTTTTGCTGCAATTGTAGATGAAATTCTCTATAAGTCCGGTTTAGTTCGTTACTTGCTTGTCATGttcaaatttttaagtcaaactttAGTTTTTGAGACctgtcttaattttttttaaaggtcaggcttaaaagatttaaagttCAAGTTAAAAATTAGGGCATCGGCATGAAAAACTTAGGCCTGGCTTAAAAATGTTAGGCCCGTATTAAAAAGTTTAGGCATCGGCTTGAGAAATTTAGGCCTGGATTGAAAAAGTTAGACCctattttaaaacattaagCCTGTATGaaaaaacttaggtctagCCTCAAAAACCTAAGAGTAtatccaaaaatttaaatatcagtttgaaaaacttaggcctaacttataaaactttttaggCCTGGCTTGTAAAATATAGGCCTAGTCTATAAAACTTAACCTCGGTTTAAGAATTTGAGCAGacctaaaaaacttaagcttagcttgaaaaacttaggcctagttaaacaaaaaaaaaactttgtccaGGTTTAAAAACTTATAGGTCTGGCTTATAGGCtcactttaaaaactttaagcttattctgaaaagaaaaagctaggccctacttttttttacattaggcttatataaaaaaaaacataagtcTAGTTTAAAAAGCCTTAGGcttgtgttaaaaaatttaggcATTAGCTTGAATAACCTAggcctaactttaaaaacttggtttgaaaaacttaggcctaactttaaaaaacttttcggTGCGGCCTGAGCAATTTACGTCGGACTcagtagtgaatttcaccgTTTGAAGgcaaaatatgaaaatgatCTGTTTTGTGTCCTTTTTCAGTTATACTCGCAGCAATCATTCCTAATCTCGGCGGTGTAATCTCCCTCGTGGGTGCCATGAGTAGCTCAATGTTGGCCCTCATCTTTCCACCACTCATTGAAATTGTTACATTCTGGCCAACTGATCTTGGGCGGTACTACTGGATCCTCTGGAAGGATCTCGCTATCATGATCTTTGGCATTTGTGGCTTCTTCTTTGGCACATACACGAGTCTCTGGCAATTACTCAATCAACATACGGACGCCTAAAGGCATTTTTTGACATATTCCACCATTCAAGGGGAGCCCTGTTCAGCCACCCGAATGGAGGATATTTTACCAAAAtgttctttattttctatttttgttaGATCCATGTCTTGCGATGtgttctaattattttttttctaccctaTTTATATCATACTTCCAGTGTGATTGTGTGTGAAACTCCTTGAGTTTATCGCGCAAAAAAATgacaataatatttattaggtaaaagagaaaacaataaattgttaatttagagatttatttataaatgcCCTTAAAGTGTTTCATCAggtaagagagaaaaatgaaaaaaaaaaattttccaacaaatccAGAGAgagaacaaagaaaaaaaaactattagtTTAGAtagggaatttattttcttgtgttaaaattaaacaaaaacgTTGCTCTGTGTGGCttagttgaaaatttattaatttttttttctaaataaagtataaaaaaatgaatattttttgtttataaaatattcccgTTAAAGTGGACAATAAGTGTTaagatttattcttcaaaaccAGTAAGAAAGAATTGTATTTCCTATATTGAATGTTATACAAAGAGTAAAAAAagatgtataaaaaaatggaatctatttcaattaaatcattaaaaagcatcaagtttgtttttttttatttactaatGCTAAGTTACTCCGttaattttcagattttttagCAGTTAGTGTTGCTTAGAGAAAGTTTGCgtcctttaatttttcaaaatggcggatctGTTTGTTGACTATCTTAAAAGTCATCAGTTTGATGAAGTAAGTTCTGAAGGAAATTGGATTagttttttagaaaaaaaaaacgtctttaTTCAAATGGATTTGCTCTGTTTGAAATTCGTCGCTTTCAATTCATACAACTTATCGGAGACGTTATACCTCCTTCCTCAGGTCTTTATTCACCTTTATCTCCCTTCAGTTTTGTGTCATTTGTGCCTCTTTAAATGCCTTCTGAATTGGGCACTGTACCACGTTTTGTAAGGACAAAACTGGCATTTGTGCTGTGGTTCAAGCTTCAAATGAACCATAGCCATGTGAAGCTGccaaaagatttaattttaaattaataataaaagtcAATTAAGCAGAAAATGTTTGATATATTACCTTAATGTGCCGGCGATCTTTGTAGGTGCAATTGCAATTGGCGCATTTAAATCTACGCTCATTGTGCCTCATCATGTGAATCTTGAGGTACTTCTCAATGGGGAAGGATTTATTGCATCCTGGTTCGGGGCACTTGATGGCTTCTTCGAATTTTTCATGTGTCTTTTTGTGTTTCAGCAGCATATTCTTAAAGGGATAGCTTCTGTTGCAGATGGCgcatttaaaggaattttggGATTCTTTCGGTTGAGgacttttctgcaaaaaaaataatttttgggcaTTAGATTGgattattttctgtttaataaACTTCCTTCGTACCCTTTTcaatctctttctcttttcatcTGAGCATTTTTTCTGCTCCAAATGAAGatcaaattcttctttttttgcaaagatttcATCACAAATATCACAGTGGTGGATTTCCGCACTATGATGgagttttttatgcttctgcAAGGATTTTagaagtaattttaatttaataaaaattcttatatttgaGAAGTTAATATTACCTTGAGCAAATAGGCAAAAACAAAGGATTTACTGCAGAGATCACATTTATAGTTGGTACGTTGAAGTTCCCGATGAGAGGCTTCATGCAAGCGAAGGGAACTGTACCATTTGTAAGCACGATAGCATCCTCTAACAGAGCATTTGTAATTAAGGACATCTGAATGCTTTTTCATGTGACTAGCTAATCTACTCTCGACACAACCGGATTTGGCTGAAATTTCCATACCACATACATGGCAAAGAACAAACTTTTCCACTGATTTTGGAACTTTAGCTGCATTTTCTTGTGGTTTTGtgaagaattcttcaaaattctcaTCCTCTGAGATATCATTACTCCCTTCATTCCCTTCAGTTTCTTCATTCTCTTGACTTGTGGTATCAACCGCCTTGTTACATTGATTAATTGTCTTCTCCATCTCGTTCAGAGGTGCCACGATAATGGGATCAGGGTAAAAAATCTCTGAATCAATGCCATCATCTACTTCAATCTTTATCTTAACATCTTCTTCTccataaaatgcatttgatCCATGAACTGTGACTCCCTGgtctctgtgaatttttttcatgtgaaacTTGAGTGTTCTTTCACCACCCATCTCCTGCCCACACACTTTACATGaaggtgaaattaatttttccacatttccTCGATGAATCATCATGTGAATTTGATATCCATACTTCCAGCAATTAAATACTTTACCACAAATATTGCATTTCTCAGGATTTTCCATACTGTGCGCTAATAGATGCTTTTCaagaattataataaaattaagaataaggAGCTacgtaaaattaaatattttaacttttaaaatcaaacCTACCTCTTGATATGAATCATCAAagcacaattttccacaatccTCACACTGCTGGAAGTCAAAAAAGTTCCTCCTTTGCCTTGTGTGAGATCTTTCATCCCAATGACTTCTTCTGTGCTGCACAAGTTGCtgctttttgtgaaaatcctTGCTGCAGATTCCGCATTTGTAAAGATCCTTAATCTCGTGGAATTCCAATACATGACGCTACAAAAGATAGTTAAACGGAATTATcgaaaataagttttttattcttaatattttattaaagcgcaactaaaagactttttggttggaagaaaatgatttattacaGGAcattaagtttcttttaaactcCATGTTTGAATTAGGTGAAAAGGACGCTTAcggatatttttcaaaatggccgcatTCGGAATATGctttggaaaattgagaattactttttttattacttacttacctttaaattccttaaattaaaaaatgatttcatgCAGACTTCGCACTGATACTGCTCTCCAGATTCACTAGGAAATTTTTGAGGACTTTTGCAGTTCTCCTGAaggaatttcttctgaaatttcaacgatttcaaggatttcttggtcactgaatacgactcattcaataaatataattttatttatagattttttaaaaggtacTTTATTCAACTGATTATTCCTGCAGCAAAGGTCACTCCAGACACTTCCAGTTTCTTCAAAAAGATTAATTATCTCCGTGAGAACTTCCCTGGTGATTTCCGGATGAATATTCTTGCCTCCGTAAAAATCCTCGTAGTTGTTCTTTACACAAACAAATTCACCCAATTCCTGGTAAAAGTTCTTAACCAGGAAGATTCTGTTTAATATCAAACTCGTTTAAATTGTTCCTCAttcttttggatatttttaaacaaaattattgaggaacagaaattgcaaaagaaagtaAACAAACTCCAGCTGATTTACAAACTACAGTGCAGGTCCCCATGTAAGAATAATGGGatatactactctcgcgcattagTTTGAATGCGGGGTGGTCTGATACTTCATCGTTGAAACGGAGCTTCTAGATAGGCCCGTAGAAACAGTCTGGACAAATTTGAATGAGGCATTAAATATGTCCAATAAGATAgataaaaagcataatttcTCAAACAGAAACAGATGAAGTTTTAATGCGCGAGAAGAGTACATCCCATTATTATTACATGGGGACCTGCACTGTACGTTACCTCCATTAGCACTTGTCGTATCCGCAttctattttcaaaaaaataacgtATTTTAACAGCCATTTCTGAGCTtcttagaatatttatttattctttacatcttttctctctcatcaATGGCATTTCAATGTTATGAATGGATTTTGCATGCGCCCGAACTTCTGTTCTCGTCCAAAAAGCTTTAGGACAGCCTTCACACTTGAATGGGGGCTCCTCCTTCAGATGATCCTTCTTTATGTGCTTCTGTACagtaaaatggaaattaactttacttcaatgaaataaatcaaaatgtattaattaataaaaagaaataatattaacCCGCAAGCATTGAACATCTTTGTACTCAGCTTCACAGAGATCgcatttatatttcttatttgTATGCCTTTCGAGATGCCTCTTGAGGTATTTCTCATTCGGATAGGACCTCTGGCAACCCAGGACATGACACTTAAATTCATGCGTTGGCTTATCGTGAGTCTTTATGTGGTATTTGTAGTAATAAACATCCATTATTTTGCCACAAACCACACACATTATTGTGCTTGGCTTTGGTTTTGGTTTTCTGCGCACTGGTTTGTTCTTTCGGATCCGTTTTGGGGTctgaaagaagagaaaatcctttaaaataaaactctaaagaaaaattgtttaattttcttattttcctgCTTCAAACattcttaatcattttatcattctttttttattaggcAATCTACAAATTACAATTGCTGAGAGCTTGTGGATTGCTGAGTATCCTTCTCTGGTGGTTTCTTCCTAACGTAGGGAACTTCAATGTTATGGCATATCCGCATGTGGCTCCGATGATCAAAAATTCGCCAATCTAATTTTCCGCAAATTTCGCATTTTAATGGTGGGTCAGCCTTCAAATGAACTCTATCCATGTGGAgctaaaaagagaatttttcttaaagaat from Lutzomyia longipalpis isolate SR_M1_2022 chromosome 4, ASM2433408v1 encodes:
- the LOC129796445 gene encoding LOW QUALITY PROTEIN: proton-coupled amino acid transporter-like protein CG1139 (The sequence of the model RefSeq protein was modified relative to this genomic sequence to represent the inferred CDS: inserted 1 base in 1 codon) is translated as MESTPMKNLQQTKSTTNKMATERQPLLSQAEPPAETTPAVMPPRPDVRTSPESALVDVHSESSVVEETIEGDSKESLYDSTMYDPWSNRKLEHPTSNLDTLIHLLKGNIGTGILAMPDAFKNAGLYVGLFGTLLMGAICTHCMHILVRCSHELCRRLQIPSLGFSEVCCAAFVTGPFGLRRYAQLVRIIINIFLCITQLGFCCVYFLFVALNLQEVIARYYVKVDVRVYLVLILIPMIALNMVRNLKYLTPVSLLAAVLTVSGLTITFYYVLQDLPPSSSVHGFSTWAQLPLYFGTAIYAFEGIGIVLPLENNMGTPEDLGGATGVLNTGMVIVACLYTAVGFFGYLKYGDAVSGSITLDLPNTMLAQSVRIVMAVAIFFSYXLQFYVPVNVIGPWVKSHFQSEQHKMYADHLFRIALVFFTFILAAIIPNLGGVISLVGAMSSSMLALIFPPLIEIVTFWPTDLGRYYWILWKDLAIMIFGICGFFFGTYTSLWQLLNQHTDA
- the LOC129796446 gene encoding zinc finger protein 728-like — translated: MKSFFNLRNLKRHVLEFHEIKDLYKCGICSKDFHKKQQLVQHRRSHWDERSHTRQRRNFFDFQQCEDCGKLCFDDSYQEHLLAHSMENPEKCNICGKVFNCWKYGYQIHMMIHRGNVEKLISPSCKVCGQEMGGERTLKFHMKKIHRDQGVTVHGSNAFYGEEDVKIKIEVDDGIDSEIFYPDPIIVAPLNEMEKTINQCNKAVDTTSQENEETEGNEGSNDISEDENFEEFFTKPQENAAKVPKSVEKFVLCHVCGMEISAKSGCVESRLASHMKKHSDVLNYKCSVRGCYRAYKWYSSLRLHEASHRELQRTNYKCDLCSKSFVFAYLLKKHKKLHHSAEIHHCDICDEIFAKKEEFDLHLEQKKCSDEKRKRLKRKSPQPKESQNSFKCAICNRSYPFKNMLLKHKKTHEKFEEAIKCPEPGCNKSFPIEKYLKIHMMRHNERRFKCANCNCTYKDRRHIKLHMAMVHLKLEPQHKCQFCPYKTWYSAQFRRHLKRHK